One segment of Gordonia terrae DNA contains the following:
- the cobG gene encoding precorrin-3B synthase has protein sequence MNQPARAAADRCPGVFDTHPAADGALARVRLPGGRIRPDQLEELARAAADHADGHLELTVRGNLQLRGITDVEAVAEAVVAAGLAPSSTHDKVRNIELSPLTGRIGGIADARPLAAALDDALRADPAAASLSGRFLFGIDDGRGDIAARRPDACAVIRARTPLAANISIGGVAVGSASGSEAIVRALIAVAAGLGQVVPGAWRVRDLDTDARRRLTDLVASGLDPVIDNDPDTTPSAPGEPIVGWFDQDDGAVLLGAVVELGRLPARLAEFIAAVQAPIVFTPDREILLCDLGEGVAETVVRVLAPMGLIFDAASPWASVSCCVGAPGCASAHAPVRDDLMARVQAGDPVDEREHWVGCARGCGSPAESHLSVEATPDGGYERRRR, from the coding sequence ATGAACCAGCCAGCCCGGGCCGCCGCCGACCGTTGCCCTGGGGTCTTCGACACGCATCCGGCGGCCGACGGCGCACTGGCCCGGGTCCGGCTGCCGGGCGGGCGGATCCGTCCGGATCAGCTGGAGGAGCTCGCCCGGGCGGCCGCCGACCATGCCGACGGACACCTGGAGCTGACGGTGCGCGGCAACCTCCAGCTGCGCGGGATCACCGACGTCGAGGCCGTCGCCGAGGCGGTCGTCGCGGCCGGGCTCGCGCCGAGCAGCACCCATGACAAGGTGCGCAACATCGAGCTCAGCCCACTGACCGGTCGTATCGGCGGCATCGCCGACGCGCGTCCGCTCGCCGCCGCCCTCGACGACGCCCTACGCGCCGACCCGGCCGCGGCCTCCTTGTCCGGCCGGTTCCTGTTCGGGATCGACGACGGCCGCGGTGACATCGCCGCCCGACGCCCGGATGCGTGCGCGGTGATCCGGGCCCGCACGCCACTAGCGGCGAACATCAGCATCGGCGGGGTCGCCGTCGGGTCGGCGAGTGGTTCGGAGGCGATCGTTCGCGCGCTGATCGCGGTGGCAGCGGGCCTGGGTCAGGTCGTTCCCGGCGCGTGGCGGGTCCGCGACCTCGACACCGACGCCCGGCGTCGACTCACCGACCTCGTCGCGTCGGGTCTCGACCCGGTGATCGACAACGACCCGGACACCACGCCGAGCGCCCCCGGCGAGCCGATCGTCGGCTGGTTCGACCAGGACGACGGCGCGGTCCTGCTCGGCGCGGTCGTCGAACTCGGTCGGTTGCCGGCCCGGCTGGCGGAGTTCATCGCGGCGGTCCAGGCGCCGATCGTGTTCACGCCCGACCGCGAGATCCTGCTCTGCGATCTAGGGGAGGGCGTGGCCGAGACGGTCGTCCGCGTGCTCGCACCGATGGGCCTGATCTTCGACGCCGCGTCGCCCTGGGCGTCCGTCAGCTGCTGCGTCGGAGCGCCCGGGTGCGCGTCCGCCCACGCCCCGGTCCGGGACGACCTGATGGCCCGTGTGCAGGCCGGCGACCCCGTCGACGAACGCGAGCACTGGGTCGGTTGCGCCCGTGGCTGCGGATCGCCGGCCGAATCCCACCTCTCGGTGGAGGCCACGCCCGACGGCGGATACGAACGGCGGCGCCGTTAG
- a CDS encoding amidohydrolase, which produces MATQLLLGGAVYSPAAPDATAMAVTDGIVVWVGTDDVGRALHPDAEVIDLGGLFVSPGFVDSHVHLTSTGLGLDGLTLNEASSRTHCLRLVEKAVAAESAHEGGDLIWGLGWDDSTWAGAEPDDGRFPTTTELDAVVGTRPVYLARIDEHSAVASTALRRLIPDLAGAVGYHPEEPLVAEAHHLVRGAARLLVTAAHRERAQRRALDGAAAHGVVAVHENGGPDISGMDDFLALAELDHPVEVRRYWGQAVTDADHARELMSITRADALGGDLFIDGAIGSHTAWLTEPYTDDPHTHGISYLGAEAIRDHLRACTIAGIQAGFHVIGDAATGVVVGALADLADELGTPALARCAHRLEHAEMVTAADAEVLARCGVIASMQPLFDAEWGGPGDLYDARLGAPRAATLNDFAMLARTGVALSFSSDAPVTAIDPWSTIRAAVHHHQPANAISARGAFAATTRGGWRAGGVNDGVTGTLTPGAPASYAVWEVDDLVVAGSHEKVQRWSTDPRSRVPALPDVSPGAELPRCVRTVHRGRTLYDRDAG; this is translated from the coding sequence GTGGCAACCCAACTGCTTCTCGGCGGCGCCGTGTACTCGCCGGCCGCCCCCGACGCGACCGCGATGGCCGTCACCGACGGAATCGTCGTCTGGGTCGGGACCGACGACGTCGGACGTGCGCTTCACCCCGACGCCGAGGTCATCGACCTGGGCGGACTCTTCGTCAGTCCGGGCTTCGTCGATTCCCATGTGCACCTGACCTCCACCGGACTCGGGCTCGATGGATTGACCCTCAACGAGGCGTCGAGCCGCACGCATTGTCTGCGGCTCGTGGAGAAGGCGGTGGCCGCCGAATCCGCGCACGAGGGAGGCGACCTCATCTGGGGTCTCGGCTGGGACGACTCGACCTGGGCGGGTGCCGAACCCGACGACGGCAGGTTCCCGACGACCACCGAGCTCGACGCCGTGGTGGGGACGAGACCGGTCTATCTCGCCCGGATCGACGAGCACTCGGCGGTGGCGTCCACCGCGCTTCGACGCCTCATCCCAGACCTGGCCGGCGCCGTCGGGTACCACCCGGAGGAACCGCTGGTCGCCGAGGCGCACCACCTTGTCCGGGGCGCTGCCCGGCTCCTCGTGACCGCCGCACACCGTGAGCGTGCCCAGCGTCGTGCGCTGGACGGGGCCGCGGCCCACGGTGTGGTCGCGGTCCACGAGAACGGCGGACCCGACATCAGCGGTATGGACGACTTCTTGGCGCTGGCCGAACTCGACCACCCCGTCGAGGTCCGGCGTTACTGGGGACAGGCTGTCACCGACGCCGACCACGCCCGCGAACTGATGTCGATCACGCGGGCCGACGCCCTGGGCGGCGACCTGTTCATCGACGGCGCCATCGGCTCGCACACCGCGTGGCTCACCGAGCCCTACACCGACGATCCGCACACCCACGGCATCAGCTATCTCGGCGCCGAGGCGATCCGCGACCACCTGCGGGCCTGCACGATCGCGGGCATCCAGGCAGGCTTCCACGTCATCGGCGACGCCGCGACCGGTGTGGTCGTCGGCGCCCTCGCCGACCTCGCCGACGAACTCGGCACGCCCGCGCTCGCACGGTGCGCACACCGGCTCGAACACGCCGAGATGGTCACCGCCGCCGACGCGGAGGTCCTCGCGCGCTGCGGCGTGATCGCCAGCATGCAACCGCTGTTCGACGCCGAATGGGGCGGACCGGGCGACCTGTACGACGCCCGTCTGGGCGCACCCCGTGCGGCAACTCTCAACGATTTCGCGATGCTGGCCAGAACCGGAGTCGCCCTGTCGTTCTCGTCGGACGCACCGGTCACCGCGATCGACCCGTGGTCGACGATCCGTGCTGCCGTGCATCACCATCAGCCGGCCAACGCGATCTCGGCACGCGGCGCCTTCGCCGCGACGACCCGTGGCGGCTGGCGGGCCGGGGGAGTCAACGACGGCGTGACCGGCACCCTCACGCCCGGCGCCCCCGCGAGCTACGCGGTGTGGGAGGTCGACGACCTCGTCGTCGCCGGATCCCACGAGAAGGTCCAGCGCTGGTCGACCGATCCGCGGTCGCGGGTCCCGGCGCTGCCGGACGTCTCGCCGGGGGCCGAACTACCGCGCTGCGTACGCACCGTGCACCGGGGCCGGACCCTGTACGACCGGGACGCCGGATGA
- the lnt gene encoding apolipoprotein N-acyltransferase: protein MSPPQVSRSWLAQTGTAVAAGVAMWAAFPPRNWWFLAVLGLGLLFAALYVGTPRVRTAAWIGFVFGLAFFVPLLPWIGVYVGPLPWLALAAILAGYLALFGAIATVTMRLPVPPVWFTLCWVLVEALRSAFPFGGFPWGRTAFSQVDGPLLPLASVLGAPGLSAGVALFGSSVAWLLVVLVRAYRRTRSNDGPTPAPGTDGPVPVAERSSGVVRIATTAVAIALLAPIAAIAATPASLDRNIATSSARIGAIQGNVPRLGLDFNAQRRAVLDNHVRTTMAYGRAIDTGQTEQPDFVLWPENASDISPLDNADAAAEITAASEAVDAPILVGTLIRNPDGRPTNSVLVWDGAKGPVARYDKHIVQPFGEYLPWRPFFRLFSSYADMAGDFRPGTGPTVVDVPGRSGTVTVGVATCWEVAFDRAARQSVREGAQLLFVPTNNATFGRTEMTYQQLAMSQVRAVEHGRAVVVAATSGVSAVIEPDGSISRQSGIFTSDVLTGRLPLHDDMTLATRLGPWPEVLAIIAAVVGLLFALRSRTRFSLRPRRVAARATGDTKELDGIGD from the coding sequence ATGAGTCCGCCGCAGGTCTCCCGGTCCTGGCTCGCACAGACCGGAACCGCCGTGGCCGCGGGCGTCGCCATGTGGGCGGCCTTCCCGCCGCGCAACTGGTGGTTCCTCGCCGTCCTCGGACTCGGCCTCCTGTTCGCCGCGCTGTACGTCGGGACGCCCCGGGTGCGCACCGCCGCCTGGATCGGTTTCGTCTTCGGCCTGGCGTTCTTCGTGCCGCTGCTCCCGTGGATCGGCGTCTACGTCGGCCCGCTGCCGTGGCTCGCCCTGGCCGCGATACTCGCCGGATATCTCGCGCTCTTCGGCGCGATCGCCACCGTCACGATGCGGCTACCCGTACCACCGGTGTGGTTCACGTTGTGCTGGGTGCTCGTCGAGGCGCTGCGCTCTGCGTTCCCGTTCGGCGGATTTCCGTGGGGTCGAACAGCTTTCAGTCAGGTCGACGGTCCGCTGCTGCCGCTGGCCTCGGTGCTCGGCGCACCGGGGTTGTCGGCGGGTGTCGCGCTGTTCGGCTCCTCGGTCGCCTGGCTGCTCGTGGTCCTCGTCCGCGCCTACCGACGCACCCGCTCGAATGACGGTCCGACGCCGGCACCGGGCACCGATGGCCCGGTTCCGGTCGCCGAACGTTCCTCGGGTGTCGTGCGCATCGCCACCACGGCGGTCGCCATCGCGCTGCTCGCCCCGATCGCGGCGATCGCGGCCACTCCCGCGAGCCTCGACCGCAACATCGCCACGTCCTCGGCCCGGATTGGCGCGATCCAGGGAAACGTCCCGCGCCTCGGCCTGGACTTCAACGCCCAGCGCCGTGCCGTCCTCGACAATCACGTGCGCACCACGATGGCCTACGGCCGGGCGATCGACACGGGGCAGACCGAGCAACCCGACTTCGTCCTCTGGCCCGAGAACGCCTCGGACATCTCACCGCTGGACAACGCCGACGCCGCCGCCGAGATCACCGCCGCCTCCGAGGCCGTCGACGCACCGATCCTGGTGGGCACCCTCATCCGTAACCCCGACGGCCGGCCCACCAACTCGGTCCTGGTGTGGGACGGGGCGAAGGGTCCGGTCGCCCGCTACGACAAGCACATCGTCCAGCCGTTCGGGGAGTACCTCCCGTGGCGGCCGTTCTTCCGCCTGTTCTCGTCCTACGCCGACATGGCCGGAGACTTCCGCCCCGGCACCGGACCCACCGTCGTCGACGTGCCCGGTCGTTCCGGGACGGTGACCGTCGGGGTCGCCACCTGCTGGGAGGTCGCCTTCGACCGGGCCGCGCGACAGTCCGTGCGGGAGGGCGCGCAGCTGCTCTTCGTCCCCACCAACAACGCGACCTTCGGCCGTACCGAGATGACCTACCAGCAGTTGGCCATGTCACAGGTCCGCGCGGTCGAACACGGGCGGGCCGTGGTCGTGGCGGCCACCAGCGGTGTGAGCGCCGTCATCGAGCCCGACGGCTCCATCAGTCGGCAGTCGGGCATCTTCACCTCGGATGTGCTGACCGGACGTCTTCCGCTGCACGACGACATGACCCTCGCGACCCGGCTGGGTCCGTGGCCTGAGGTCCTTGCGATCATCGCCGCAGTGGTCGGGCTTTTGTTTGCGCTGCGCTCGCGTACTAGGTTCTCACTCAGGCCACGCAGGGTCGCCGCACGGGCGACCGGTGACACGAAGGAGCTCGATGGCATCGGGGATTGA
- the cobN gene encoding cobaltochelatase subunit CobN yields the protein MILLLSTSDTDLLTASAAHEENAPSGSAPTEASVSYRGANPSRILVEDIPRLAADADLIVVRILGGVRAWEDGLAAVEATGKPLVVCSGEQQPDPDLMAHSTVPSGVAAQAHDYLAAGGVANLVNLHHFLSDTVLLTGNGFELPQQTPAWGVLERTPTPLPEVRGAHAEPSPLPEVRGAQATSHEGPDAPTIAVLYYRAQHLAGNTRYIAALCDAIEAKGARALPIFCASLRTAPDDLLEMLGTADALVVTVLAAGGATPATASAGGDDEAWNIERLAALDIPILQGLCLTGSRADWEDSDDGLSPLDVATQVAVPEFDGRIITVPFSFKEFDDDGLPWYQPDLERCARVAGIATAHARLRRTPAADKRIAVMLSAYPTKHARIGNAVGLDTPRSLLRLLDAMRAAGYDIGPESGPDAIPGLAEDDSDALIHQIIATGGQDADWLTEETLAANPIRLSARDYRAWFDTLPEGLRSAVTEHWGPAPGDLFVDRTHNPDGDIVIAALTFGNVAIMVQPPRGFGENPVAIYHDPDLPPSHHYLASYRWIAAHDTGFGADAIVHVGKHGNLEWLPGKNLGMSADCGTDAALGDLPLVYPFLVNDPGEGTQAKRRAHAVLVDHLIPPMARAESYGDIARLEQLLDEHANISALDPAKLPAIRQQIWTLLTAAKMDSDLGLTERPDEEVFDDMLLHVDGWLCEIKDVQIRDGLHVLGEPPRDDAEVDLVLAMLRARQLWGGTSALPGLREALGLVEDGSAERGSVDAVEAQARELVAACAKDDWSTEAVAGATAGLPSAVGDVLTFAATEVVPRLRQTTGEVPRVLHALDGGFIPAGPSGSPLRGLINVLPTGRNFYSVDPKAVPSRLAWETGRAMADSLLERYLADHGAYPPSVGLSVWGTSAMRTSGDDVAEVLALLGVMPVWDEMSRRVSSLELIGLEELGRPRIDVTVRISGFFRDAFPHVVTMLDDAVALAAGADDETDEQNFVAAHVRAAMAEHGDRRRAAMRVFGSKPGTYGAGILQLIDSRDWRSDEDLARVYTEWGGYAYGRDLDGVPAVADMRSAYKRIAVAAKNTDTREHDIADSDDYFQYHGGMVATVRALTGSSPEAYIGDSTRPDSVRTRTLSEETSRVFRARVVNPRWISAMQRHGYKGAFEMAATVDYLFGYDATTDVVADWMYEKLTESYVLDETNQQFMQQSNPWALHGIAERLLEAVERDMWREPPAELLDALRNVFLQTEGDIEGRGED from the coding sequence ATGATCCTGCTGCTCTCGACCTCGGACACCGATCTGCTCACGGCCTCGGCGGCCCATGAGGAGAACGCACCGTCGGGCAGTGCTCCGACGGAGGCGTCGGTGTCCTACCGCGGCGCAAACCCCTCTCGCATCCTGGTCGAGGACATCCCGCGACTCGCCGCCGACGCCGATCTCATCGTCGTACGCATCCTGGGCGGAGTGCGCGCGTGGGAGGACGGGCTCGCGGCGGTCGAGGCGACCGGCAAGCCCCTGGTCGTGTGCTCCGGCGAGCAGCAGCCCGACCCCGACCTGATGGCGCACTCCACCGTGCCGTCCGGTGTCGCCGCGCAGGCCCACGACTACCTCGCGGCCGGCGGCGTCGCGAACCTCGTGAACCTGCACCACTTCTTGTCCGACACCGTCCTGCTGACCGGCAACGGTTTCGAACTCCCGCAGCAGACGCCCGCGTGGGGCGTGCTGGAACGGACGCCTACTCCGCTCCCTGAGGTCCGAGGAGCGCACGCCGAGCCTTCTCCGCTCCCTGAGGTGCGAGGAGCGCAAGCGACGAGCCACGAAGGGCCCGACGCCCCCACGATCGCCGTGCTCTACTACCGCGCCCAGCACCTGGCGGGCAACACCCGCTACATCGCCGCGCTCTGCGACGCCATCGAGGCGAAGGGCGCGCGAGCGCTGCCGATCTTCTGCGCGTCGCTGCGGACCGCCCCCGACGACCTCCTCGAGATGCTCGGTACCGCCGACGCCCTGGTGGTCACCGTGCTCGCCGCGGGCGGCGCCACCCCGGCCACCGCGTCGGCCGGTGGCGACGACGAGGCGTGGAACATCGAACGGCTGGCCGCCCTGGACATCCCGATCCTGCAGGGTCTCTGCCTCACCGGGTCCCGCGCGGACTGGGAGGACAGCGACGACGGCCTGTCGCCGCTCGACGTCGCCACCCAGGTGGCGGTGCCCGAGTTCGACGGTCGGATCATCACCGTGCCGTTCTCCTTCAAGGAGTTCGACGACGACGGATTGCCCTGGTACCAGCCGGATCTCGAGCGCTGTGCCCGGGTGGCAGGCATCGCCACCGCGCACGCCCGGTTGCGTCGGACACCGGCCGCGGACAAGCGGATCGCGGTCATGCTGTCGGCCTACCCGACCAAGCACGCCCGGATCGGCAACGCCGTCGGACTCGACACCCCGCGCAGCCTCCTGCGCCTGCTCGATGCGATGCGCGCGGCCGGGTACGACATCGGACCGGAGTCCGGCCCGGACGCGATCCCCGGTCTCGCCGAGGACGATTCGGATGCGCTGATCCACCAGATCATCGCCACCGGCGGCCAGGATGCCGACTGGCTCACCGAGGAGACCCTCGCCGCCAACCCGATCCGCCTGTCGGCGCGCGATTACCGAGCGTGGTTCGACACCCTGCCCGAGGGACTGCGCTCGGCGGTCACCGAGCACTGGGGTCCGGCTCCGGGTGACCTGTTCGTCGACCGCACGCACAATCCCGACGGCGACATCGTCATCGCGGCACTGACCTTCGGCAACGTCGCGATCATGGTGCAGCCGCCGCGCGGCTTCGGCGAGAACCCGGTCGCGATCTACCACGACCCCGACCTCCCGCCGTCGCATCACTACCTCGCGTCGTACCGGTGGATTGCTGCGCACGACACCGGCTTCGGCGCCGACGCGATCGTGCACGTCGGCAAGCACGGCAACCTGGAATGGCTGCCCGGCAAGAATCTCGGCATGTCGGCGGACTGCGGCACCGACGCCGCCCTCGGCGACCTCCCGCTCGTCTACCCGTTCCTGGTGAACGACCCGGGGGAGGGGACGCAGGCCAAGCGACGTGCGCACGCGGTCCTCGTCGACCATCTGATCCCGCCGATGGCACGCGCCGAGTCCTACGGCGACATCGCCCGGCTGGAACAGCTTCTCGACGAGCACGCCAACATCTCCGCCCTCGACCCGGCGAAGCTGCCCGCGATCCGCCAGCAGATCTGGACACTGCTGACCGCGGCGAAGATGGATTCCGACCTCGGTCTGACCGAACGGCCCGACGAAGAGGTCTTCGACGACATGCTGCTGCACGTCGACGGCTGGCTCTGCGAGATCAAGGACGTCCAGATCCGCGACGGCCTGCACGTCCTCGGCGAGCCCCCGCGCGACGACGCCGAGGTCGACCTCGTCCTCGCCATGCTGCGCGCCCGCCAACTCTGGGGCGGCACATCGGCTCTGCCCGGCCTCCGCGAGGCTCTCGGACTCGTCGAAGACGGCTCGGCCGAGCGCGGTTCCGTCGACGCCGTAGAGGCGCAGGCCCGCGAACTCGTCGCCGCCTGCGCGAAGGACGACTGGTCGACCGAAGCAGTTGCCGGGGCCACCGCGGGACTGCCCAGCGCGGTCGGGGATGTGCTCACCTTCGCGGCGACCGAGGTCGTCCCGCGCCTGCGTCAGACGACCGGCGAGGTCCCGCGAGTGCTGCACGCACTGGACGGCGGGTTCATCCCGGCCGGGCCGAGCGGGTCACCGCTGCGCGGCCTGATCAACGTGCTGCCCACCGGACGCAACTTCTACTCCGTCGACCCGAAGGCGGTGCCCTCGCGGCTGGCGTGGGAAACCGGTCGGGCGATGGCCGACTCGCTGCTCGAGCGCTACCTGGCCGATCACGGCGCATACCCCCCGTCGGTGGGACTGTCGGTGTGGGGGACCAGCGCCATGCGCACGTCGGGTGACGATGTCGCCGAGGTGCTCGCGTTGCTCGGTGTCATGCCCGTGTGGGACGAGATGTCCCGGCGCGTCTCCTCGCTCGAGCTCATCGGGCTCGAGGAACTCGGCCGTCCCCGCATCGACGTCACCGTGCGCATCTCCGGCTTCTTCCGGGACGCGTTCCCGCACGTGGTCACGATGCTCGACGATGCGGTCGCGCTCGCCGCGGGTGCCGACGACGAAACCGACGAGCAGAACTTCGTCGCCGCCCACGTGCGTGCGGCGATGGCCGAACACGGCGACCGGCGTCGTGCCGCGATGCGCGTCTTCGGGTCCAAGCCCGGCACCTACGGCGCCGGCATCCTGCAACTCATCGACTCGCGGGACTGGCGCAGCGACGAGGACCTCGCGCGGGTCTACACCGAATGGGGCGGCTACGCCTACGGACGCGACCTCGACGGTGTGCCCGCGGTCGCCGACATGCGCTCCGCGTACAAGCGGATCGCCGTGGCGGCGAAGAACACCGACACCCGCGAGCACGACATCGCCGACTCCGACGACTACTTCCAGTACCACGGCGGCATGGTCGCGACCGTCCGCGCGTTGACCGGCTCCTCGCCCGAGGCCTACATCGGCGACAGCACCCGGCCCGACTCCGTCCGCACCCGGACGCTGTCGGAGGAGACCAGCCGGGTGTTCCGCGCCCGCGTGGTCAACCCGCGGTGGATCTCGGCGATGCAGCGCCACGGCTACAAGGGCGCCTTCGAGATGGCCGCCACGGTCGACTACCTCTTCGGCTACGACGCCACCACCGACGTCGTCGCCGACTGGATGTACGAGAAGCTCACCGAGTCCTACGTCCTCGACGAGACCAATCAGCAGTTCATGCAGCAGTCCAATCCCTGGGCGCTGCACGGCATCGCGGAACGGCTGCTCGAGGCCGTCGAACGCGACATGTGGCGCGAGCCGCCGGCCGAGCTGCTCGACGCCCTGCGCAACGTCTTCCTGCAGACCGAGGGCGACATCGAGGGCCGCGGCGAGGACTGA
- a CDS encoding polyprenol monophosphomannose synthase → MASGIDATAGQRRPDDAPQRVVGADGTGALVVVPTFNERDNLPLIIGRLQDVLPGAHVLVVDDSSPDGTGDVADELARADDAERVHVMHRVEKDGLGKAYLAGFAWGLDRDYAVIVEMDADGSHAPEQLNRLFDAVNDGADLVIGSRYVPGGKLVNWPKRREFLSRGANTYARLALGAGVHDITAGFRAYRRIVLEKIQLDTVESAGYCFQIDLAWRTVRAGFDVREVPITFTEREIGVSKMSGGVMSEAFTMVARWGVQSRLERWGLLRTR, encoded by the coding sequence ATGGCATCGGGGATTGACGCCACGGCAGGGCAGCGGCGGCCCGACGACGCGCCGCAACGCGTGGTCGGCGCCGACGGCACGGGCGCATTGGTCGTCGTGCCGACGTTCAATGAACGCGACAATCTGCCGCTCATCATCGGACGACTGCAGGACGTGCTGCCGGGGGCGCACGTGCTCGTCGTCGACGACTCGAGCCCGGACGGTACGGGCGACGTCGCCGACGAACTCGCGCGGGCCGACGATGCCGAACGCGTGCACGTGATGCACCGCGTCGAGAAGGACGGTCTGGGCAAGGCCTACCTCGCCGGTTTCGCGTGGGGACTCGACCGCGACTACGCCGTCATCGTCGAGATGGACGCCGACGGCAGTCACGCACCCGAACAGCTGAACCGGCTCTTCGACGCCGTCAACGACGGTGCGGATCTGGTGATCGGATCTCGCTACGTCCCCGGCGGCAAGCTCGTGAACTGGCCCAAGCGCCGCGAGTTCCTCTCGCGCGGGGCCAACACCTACGCCCGGCTCGCCCTCGGCGCGGGTGTCCACGACATCACCGCCGGCTTTCGCGCGTACCGCCGCATCGTGTTGGAGAAGATCCAGCTCGACACCGTCGAGTCCGCCGGATACTGCTTCCAGATCGATCTCGCGTGGCGGACCGTGCGCGCCGGGTTCGACGTCCGGGAGGTGCCGATCACCTTCACCGAACGTGAGATCGGCGTCTCGAAGATGAGCGGTGGCGTGATGTCCGAGGCATTCACGATGGTCGCCCGCTGGGGTGTCCAGAGCCGGCTCGAACGCTGGGGGCTTCTCCGGACGCGGTGA
- a CDS encoding FxsA family protein: MALRWFAAYAVLEIAAFVAMVMTLGFGWAVLISLAAVVLGVVVLRWQGRKVFGELQRASRNEVDARAPLADTALVAVSTLLLVIPGVVSTVAGTLLLFPPTRRVMRPVVVAVGARRVATAMDRAGVYATGVYGAGRGATVVEGSVVESDTPGPGSATTPFGTRGLPQGR; this comes from the coding sequence ATGGCTCTCCGCTGGTTCGCGGCCTACGCCGTACTGGAGATCGCCGCATTCGTCGCGATGGTCATGACCCTCGGGTTCGGCTGGGCGGTGCTGATCAGCCTCGCCGCCGTCGTCCTCGGGGTCGTGGTCCTGCGCTGGCAGGGCCGCAAGGTCTTCGGCGAGCTGCAGCGGGCGTCCCGGAACGAGGTCGACGCCCGTGCACCGCTGGCCGACACCGCGCTCGTCGCCGTGTCGACCCTGCTGCTGGTCATCCCGGGTGTCGTGTCGACCGTGGCCGGGACCCTCCTGCTGTTCCCGCCCACCCGTCGGGTGATGCGTCCGGTCGTCGTGGCCGTCGGCGCGCGCCGGGTCGCGACCGCGATGGACCGGGCCGGGGTCTACGCCACCGGCGTCTACGGCGCGGGACGTGGCGCAACCGTCGTCGAGGGCTCCGTCGTGGAATCCGACACGCCCGGGCCGGGGTCGGCCACCACGCCGTTCGGGACCCGGGGCCTCCCACAGGGCCGCTGA
- a CDS encoding RNA polymerase-binding protein RbpA, whose amino-acid sequence MADRVLRGSRLGAVSYETDRDHDLAPRRIVQYRTDNGEIFDVPFADDAEVPSKWPCKNGMEGTILEGAEPEEKKGKPPRTHWDMLLERRSEEELEVLLNERLDLLKQRRKGITN is encoded by the coding sequence ATGGCAGATCGAGTACTTCGGGGTAGCCGCCTCGGCGCGGTGAGCTACGAGACCGATCGAGACCACGACCTCGCGCCACGACGCATCGTCCAGTACCGCACCGACAACGGCGAGATCTTCGATGTGCCGTTCGCCGACGACGCGGAGGTCCCGTCGAAGTGGCCGTGCAAGAACGGCATGGAAGGCACCATCCTCGAGGGCGCCGAGCCCGAGGAGAAGAAGGGCAAGCCGCCGCGCACCCACTGGGACATGCTCCTGGAGCGTCGGAGCGAGGAAGAGCTCGAAGTGCTGCTCAACGAGCGCCTCGACCTCCTCAAGCAGCGACGCAAGGGCATCACCAACTGA